Proteins encoded by one window of Bacillus sp. DTU_2020_1000418_1_SI_GHA_SEK_038:
- a CDS encoding N,N-dimethylformamidase beta subunit family domain-containing protein, which translates to MAINGYTDRLSVQPGQNIKFMVNSDHKKYKTEIVHLVHGDSNPEGPGLKIYSVDADVNKEYDGRKQAIHMGSYIKFDSQSHFESVNSFSLQAMIFPTTPDLGVQGILTKWSPDQNSGYGLFIDEKGCLALWIGDENGNVEKVSTNKPLVQGTWFFVGGSFDAETGRVTVFQEAVISKTNGRFSLPYGIEEMNANNEVETVVKPHASNDAEFIIASIFQRADGKQKVIWRFNGKIDRPRIANAALTKEEMSAWIENPSGNRVVAAWDFAEGITKKGIKDLEKIYDKGPNQIHGEAVNHPTRAMTGYNWTSEEQNFTHAPEQYGAIHFHDDDMTDAKWDVDFEWTVPDTLKSGVYAAHVYAGDDEDYIVFFVRPKKGKPTAKTALIIPTASYLAYANNRFQDIPLAQLMFGRAPVVQQEDMYLGEHAEFGLSTYDHHNDGSGVCFSSSLRPILNMRPKYRHNLSPSLWQFNADLHLIDWLTEKGFDFDVITDQDLHFEGYELLSHYQVAITGSHPEYYSGQMLDAVEDYQANGGRFMYMGSNGFYWVVTFDPKNPNLMEVRKNYGNQGWKSKPGEIHLSITGEQGSIWKHRGRAPQKVCGVGYMAEGFEVSSYYLRSEDSFEPGVEWIFEGIGKDEKIGDFGLVGGGAAGLELDIYDEELGTPSHAVIVASSVGHTNVYVPVAEELYFNIPGLGGEENPRVRADMVYYPTPNGGAVFSTSSIAYCGSLSHNNYDNNISRLTENVLKRFLSDEPVPFPDLSKKAETVK; encoded by the coding sequence TTGGCAATTAACGGTTATACAGATCGATTAAGTGTTCAGCCCGGTCAAAATATTAAATTTATGGTAAACAGTGATCATAAAAAATATAAAACAGAAATTGTCCATCTTGTCCATGGAGATTCCAATCCTGAAGGGCCGGGACTAAAGATTTATAGTGTAGATGCAGATGTGAATAAGGAATATGATGGCAGGAAGCAGGCCATACATATGGGGTCCTATATCAAGTTCGATTCCCAGTCTCATTTTGAAAGCGTTAACAGTTTTTCTCTGCAGGCCATGATATTCCCAACAACACCTGATTTAGGCGTGCAAGGAATTCTGACAAAATGGTCCCCTGATCAAAATTCAGGCTATGGCCTTTTCATTGATGAAAAAGGCTGCCTGGCTTTATGGATTGGCGATGAAAACGGGAACGTTGAGAAGGTAAGCACTAACAAGCCACTCGTACAAGGCACATGGTTTTTTGTTGGGGGATCCTTTGATGCAGAAACGGGAAGGGTAACAGTTTTCCAAGAAGCGGTTATTAGTAAAACAAATGGGAGATTTTCACTTCCATACGGCATTGAAGAGATGAACGCAAATAATGAAGTAGAAACAGTAGTAAAGCCTCATGCTTCAAACGATGCTGAATTCATCATAGCTAGTATTTTTCAAAGGGCAGATGGTAAACAAAAGGTAATATGGCGATTCAATGGAAAAATTGACCGTCCGCGTATCGCGAATGCAGCTTTAACGAAAGAAGAAATGTCTGCATGGATTGAAAATCCTTCTGGAAATCGTGTTGTAGCCGCATGGGACTTTGCTGAGGGGATTACGAAGAAGGGCATTAAGGATCTTGAGAAGATATATGATAAGGGACCAAATCAAATTCACGGTGAAGCAGTTAATCACCCTACCCGTGCGATGACCGGATATAATTGGACATCAGAGGAGCAAAACTTTACCCATGCTCCAGAACAATATGGAGCTATTCATTTCCATGATGATGATATGACTGATGCGAAATGGGATGTTGACTTTGAATGGACAGTTCCTGATACGCTAAAAAGCGGTGTATATGCTGCCCATGTGTATGCTGGAGATGATGAGGATTACATCGTATTCTTCGTTAGACCGAAGAAGGGGAAGCCAACTGCGAAAACAGCTCTTATTATTCCTACTGCCAGCTACTTAGCATACGCCAATAATCGCTTCCAGGACATCCCGCTTGCTCAGCTTATGTTTGGAAGAGCCCCAGTTGTTCAGCAGGAAGATATGTATTTGGGAGAGCATGCGGAATTTGGTCTATCCACATATGATCACCATAATGATGGTTCAGGGGTTTGCTTCTCATCAAGCTTGCGTCCAATATTAAATATGAGACCAAAATACCGTCACAATTTATCTCCTTCTTTATGGCAATTTAACGCTGACTTACACTTAATCGACTGGCTGACTGAAAAGGGCTTTGACTTTGATGTCATTACGGATCAAGACCTGCATTTTGAAGGATATGAGCTGTTAAGCCATTATCAAGTGGCCATTACAGGCTCTCACCCAGAATACTATTCGGGCCAAATGCTGGATGCTGTAGAGGATTACCAAGCTAATGGGGGACGCTTCATGTATATGGGCTCAAATGGATTCTATTGGGTTGTTACCTTTGATCCAAAAAATCCAAACCTCATGGAAGTTCGAAAGAATTATGGAAACCAAGGCTGGAAATCTAAGCCGGGCGAAATTCATTTAAGTATTACGGGCGAACAGGGCAGTATTTGGAAGCACCGCGGCAGGGCGCCTCAAAAGGTTTGCGGCGTAGGATATATGGCGGAGGGCTTTGAAGTATCCTCTTATTATCTCAGATCAGAAGATAGCTTTGAACCAGGAGTAGAGTGGATATTCGAAGGAATTGGAAAAGACGAAAAAATCGGTGACTTTGGTTTAGTAGGTGGAGGAGCAGCCGGATTAGAATTAGATATTTATGATGAGGAGCTTGGAACCCCTTCACATGCCGTCATTGTTGCTTCATCTGTAGGCCACACAAATGTCTATGTGCCGGTAGCAGAAGAATTGTACTTTAACATTCCAGGCCTAGGCGGGGAAGAGAATCCAAGAGTAAGGGCTGATATGGTTTACTATCCGACCCCAAATGGTGGTGCGGTATTCTCAACAAGCTCCATTGCCTATTGCGGAAGCCTATCCCACAATAATTACGATAATAATATTTCTCGTCTAACAGAGAATGTTTTGAAACGTTTCTTATCAGATGAACCGGTTCCATTTCCGGATTTAAGCAAGAAGGCTGAAACTGTAAAATAA
- a CDS encoding transporter substrate-binding protein — protein sequence MEKQELKVGILFSLTGTTSITERGQYQACLLAIKHINESGGINGKTLIPIVEDAASDPDITRQKAEKLIVTDQVTAIIGCYTAACRKSVIPVLEMYNNLLFYPTINEGGEMHPNIFYSNSTPNQQLLDFIPWLIRHVGKTFYLLGSDYIYPREINRFVRQLVEYHGGSVFGEQYVALGNQVFDKHLNEIRQMNPDIVFSTLVGDSTISYYQQHERLGLQQPIASNVTAETEIKAIDPKGKTEFYSSFSYFSTIDRPENRRFIMEFQRIYGTDIISSVMESAYNSMILLAEALKRVDTFSTNAIRSALSGLSIEAPQGKIMVDPINQHVWLNSRIGKVNESGQFHILWDSDNPIKPIPLMEDALPLHRKDTIPDKKNEQFQPKINQFQPLLSELKKNLSRLPFPFAYFDKEGLLIEIINTGSPADTSPLLNLKTGDTVNSTLLKNSGIAAAFSGKTSTYEVTNEWDRKSNNTYVVAGFPIIGSFDELKGVLGVYMPKTSSESTEQLLESIRGIIHLSFKLVESQEKQYILNNALGEITDQQPGGLFIIKEGHIHFQNKKAVELWRNKQSLVQTVLQEISLNRADREKGEERILRRKDSEESYEIKVQKKNSLIFIHFKSLPRHPYRFSLNERKNLTTYDLVGSSDLFLKTIELARSASKIQANTLLLGESGTGKEMFARAIHNESARRNKPFVAINCGAISKDLINSELFGYVEGAFTGAKKGGSPGKFEVANGGTLFLDEIGEMPLELQTTLLRVLQEKEVVRVGGHKPIPLDVRIIAATNKDLFQEIAFNGSFRSDLYYRLNVFTIELIPLRKRPEDIVHFSYHYLEELNALTSQKKELSNEALILMKKYNWPGNIRELCNVIERAYYLAGNSSIIEQEHLPQEIAENIQALKQEDTYSPYNIKSISDIKEKNYEHERQFYIQTLMKHKGNITRTAKHLSISRTTLYQRLKEFQIEIKRVK from the coding sequence TTGGAGAAACAGGAGTTGAAAGTGGGAATTCTCTTTTCATTAACAGGGACAACCAGTATTACTGAACGGGGACAGTATCAAGCATGCTTATTAGCAATTAAACATATTAATGAAAGCGGCGGCATTAATGGAAAAACACTTATCCCGATTGTCGAGGATGCGGCTTCCGATCCTGATATAACTCGCCAGAAGGCTGAAAAGCTTATCGTTACCGATCAAGTCACGGCCATTATTGGCTGCTACACTGCCGCCTGCAGGAAAAGTGTCATTCCTGTCTTAGAAATGTATAATAATCTATTATTCTATCCGACCATAAATGAAGGCGGAGAAATGCATCCCAACATCTTTTATTCCAATTCAACGCCTAATCAACAACTGCTTGACTTTATTCCTTGGCTCATTCGCCATGTTGGGAAGACCTTTTACCTCCTAGGTTCAGACTATATTTATCCTAGAGAGATAAACCGATTCGTACGCCAACTTGTTGAGTATCATGGGGGATCTGTTTTCGGAGAGCAATACGTTGCATTAGGAAACCAAGTTTTTGATAAGCATTTAAATGAAATCAGACAGATGAATCCAGATATTGTCTTCTCGACCTTGGTTGGCGACAGTACTATTAGCTATTACCAGCAGCATGAAAGACTTGGCTTGCAGCAGCCCATTGCTAGTAATGTGACAGCAGAAACCGAAATTAAAGCGATTGATCCTAAAGGAAAAACCGAATTTTACTCCAGTTTTTCATATTTCAGTACTATTGATCGTCCCGAAAACAGAAGATTCATAATGGAATTCCAACGAATTTATGGGACTGATATTATTAGTTCTGTTATGGAGAGTGCCTATAATAGCATGATCCTGCTTGCAGAAGCACTCAAAAGGGTAGATACTTTCTCAACTAATGCCATTCGAAGTGCCTTGTCTGGTCTATCCATTGAAGCCCCACAAGGGAAAATCATGGTTGATCCGATCAATCAGCATGTATGGCTAAATTCGCGAATTGGAAAGGTCAATGAATCCGGTCAATTTCATATTTTATGGGATTCAGATAATCCAATTAAACCGATTCCTTTGATGGAAGATGCCCTGCCATTACATCGTAAGGATACTATCCCTGACAAAAAGAATGAACAATTCCAGCCTAAAATAAATCAATTCCAGCCCCTTCTTTCTGAACTCAAAAAGAATTTATCAAGGCTGCCCTTTCCGTTTGCCTATTTTGATAAGGAAGGTTTGCTGATAGAAATCATTAATACTGGCTCTCCCGCAGATACCTCCCCTCTATTAAATTTGAAGACGGGAGATACGGTAAATAGCACACTATTGAAAAACAGTGGAATTGCCGCTGCTTTTAGTGGGAAAACATCCACATATGAAGTTACAAATGAATGGGATAGGAAATCAAACAATACATATGTTGTTGCAGGGTTCCCTATCATTGGATCATTTGATGAACTTAAGGGTGTATTGGGCGTTTATATGCCAAAGACATCATCTGAGTCAACCGAACAGCTGCTGGAGAGCATTAGGGGTATCATCCATCTAAGTTTTAAGCTAGTTGAAAGTCAAGAGAAACAGTATATTCTAAATAACGCCCTTGGTGAAATTACAGACCAGCAACCGGGAGGTTTGTTTATCATAAAAGAAGGGCATATTCATTTTCAAAACAAAAAGGCAGTAGAATTATGGAGAAATAAACAAAGCCTAGTACAAACTGTTTTACAGGAGATTTCTTTGAATAGGGCGGATAGAGAAAAAGGTGAGGAGCGTATTTTAAGGCGTAAGGATAGCGAAGAAAGCTACGAGATTAAAGTACAAAAGAAAAATTCGTTGATTTTTATTCATTTTAAATCCCTTCCTCGCCATCCGTATCGGTTTTCCTTGAATGAAAGAAAGAACTTAACCACTTATGATCTAGTCGGCTCCAGTGATTTATTTTTAAAAACAATTGAATTGGCACGCTCTGCTTCGAAAATACAAGCTAATACTCTTTTACTAGGGGAAAGCGGGACTGGCAAAGAGATGTTTGCCCGTGCTATCCATAATGAAAGTGCACGGAGGAATAAGCCATTTGTAGCGATAAATTGCGGTGCAATTTCAAAAGACCTAATCAATTCGGAACTTTTTGGATATGTGGAAGGGGCTTTTACTGGTGCCAAAAAGGGCGGCAGCCCGGGTAAATTTGAGGTTGCTAATGGGGGAACTCTTTTTCTTGATGAAATTGGTGAAATGCCTCTTGAACTGCAAACAACCTTATTAAGGGTTTTGCAGGAAAAGGAAGTTGTTCGCGTTGGCGGTCACAAGCCTATTCCATTAGATGTACGAATCATTGCAGCAACGAATAAGGATCTTTTCCAGGAAATTGCCTTCAATGGTTCATTTCGGAGTGACCTATACTACCGTCTAAATGTTTTCACTATCGAACTAATACCTCTTCGCAAACGACCTGAGGATATCGTCCATTTCAGTTATCATTATTTAGAAGAACTCAATGCTCTTACTAGTCAAAAGAAGGAACTATCAAATGAAGCCCTGATACTAATGAAAAAATACAATTGGCCTGGAAATATCCGAGAGCTTTGCAACGTTATAGAAAGAGCCTATTACTTAGCAGGGAACTCATCAATTATTGAACAAGAGCATCTTCCTCAAGAAATAGCTGAAAATATCCAAGCATTGAAGCAGGAAGATACTTATTCCCCCTATAATATTAAGAGCATTTCAGATATTAAGGAAAAAAACTATGAACATGAACGCCAATTTTACATTCAAACATTAATGAAACACAAGGGAAATATAACTAGAACAGCCAAACACCTTAGCATCTCCCGTACAACCCTTTACCAGAGACTTAAAGAATTCCAAATTGAAATTAAAAGAGTTAAATAG
- a CDS encoding SET domain-containing protein: MIHPHTELRFINEQIGFGVFATEFIPKGTITWALDGLDQILEPDYVKNLDKYRRDLLKKYSYRNQEGKYVLCWDLGRYVNHSFHANCMGTAYEFEVAVRDIYPGEQLTDDYGSLNVDEPFECIPEDGTERKKVYPDDLLYYSEEWDQKVINALEHFYEVKQPLIHLIPCEFMEKVKITATEQILFDSIKCIYYDRNKHR, from the coding sequence ATGATTCATCCGCATACGGAACTGCGCTTTATTAATGAGCAGATAGGTTTTGGTGTATTTGCAACTGAATTTATTCCAAAAGGGACAATAACGTGGGCATTGGATGGGCTTGATCAAATATTAGAGCCAGACTATGTTAAAAATCTAGATAAATACAGGAGGGACCTCCTAAAGAAATACTCCTACCGCAATCAAGAAGGAAAATATGTTCTTTGCTGGGATCTCGGCAGGTATGTGAATCATAGTTTCCATGCAAACTGTATGGGAACAGCTTATGAATTTGAAGTAGCTGTTCGGGACATTTATCCAGGAGAGCAATTAACGGATGATTATGGATCTTTGAATGTAGATGAACCCTTTGAATGTATCCCGGAAGATGGAACAGAGAGAAAGAAAGTGTACCCAGATGATCTTCTATATTACTCAGAGGAATGGGATCAGAAGGTAATTAATGCTCTTGAACACTTCTATGAAGTTAAACAACCGCTGATCCACCTTATTCCATGCGAATTCATGGAAAAAGTAAAAATCACAGCCACCGAGCAGATTCTCTTTGACTCAATCAAATGCATCTATTATGACCGAAATAAACATAGGTAA
- a CDS encoding LysR family transcriptional regulator has protein sequence MDIRQLRYFVTVVQEKNYSKAASILHISQPSLSNAIRKLETAVGFQLLERNTRRLALTDSGRIFYKRSLQLIRNFDNMLKDLDAIKQHGTGKITIGMIESTKFWLPKAVNKFKKSFSNIQFQLIEILGKETVYKSLMQYDVHFTITNQPIDKKEIHLIPLYDENLILLTHKDDILNQKERITLHDLKGRDFIISKVGLRTREDILKAFEEEKIIPQIMYEIERFETAYSFVEQGLGVTILPESYIKYTPNPNITMHMIESEHLKRTVYLAYLKDRYLSPAVCDLLEEIKGFFK, from the coding sequence ATGGATATTCGTCAGCTTCGTTACTTTGTTACCGTCGTTCAGGAAAAAAACTATTCTAAAGCTGCCAGCATTCTTCATATTTCCCAGCCTTCTTTAAGTAACGCCATTAGAAAGCTGGAAACGGCAGTTGGTTTTCAGCTGCTCGAAAGAAATACTCGCCGGTTGGCATTAACGGATTCAGGAAGAATTTTTTATAAGAGGTCTTTGCAGCTAATTAGAAACTTTGACAATATGCTTAAAGATCTTGATGCAATCAAACAACATGGTACCGGAAAAATAACTATTGGCATGATTGAATCCACTAAATTCTGGCTTCCTAAAGCAGTGAATAAGTTTAAAAAGAGTTTTTCAAATATACAGTTTCAATTAATCGAGATACTTGGAAAAGAAACAGTTTATAAATCCCTTATGCAATATGATGTCCATTTCACCATTACAAATCAGCCAATTGATAAAAAAGAGATTCATCTCATCCCCCTTTATGATGAAAATTTAATTCTCCTAACTCATAAGGACGATATTCTTAATCAAAAGGAGCGAATTACCCTTCATGATCTAAAAGGAAGGGATTTTATTATTAGTAAGGTTGGATTACGAACTAGAGAGGATATTCTAAAAGCATTTGAAGAGGAAAAGATCATTCCCCAGATCATGTATGAGATTGAAAGGTTTGAAACCGCCTACAGTTTTGTTGAACAAGGCCTCGGCGTCACGATTCTGCCTGAAAGCTATATTAAATATACGCCAAACCCCAATATTACGATGCATATGATTGAATCTGAGCATTTAAAGCGTACAGTCTATCTGGCTTATTTAAAAGACCGTTATCTTTCTCCAGCTGTTTGTGATTTATTAGAAGAAATTAAAGGTTTTTTTAAATAA
- the hutG gene encoding formimidoylglutamase — MYTEPSKEHWFGRIDSHTDSLSFRYHQVVNLSGIPSSSVNQKTFGIIGFKCEAGVKRNKGRLGAAEAPDKIREALGKLPWHLSKETGLLDAGNVSCIGDQMEEAQAELGHAITSLLNKNVSPIILGGGHETFYGHYLGARQFIGKNAKLGIINIDAHFDMRPYDEQTSSGTMFKQILDNDAQSSYLCLGIQKYGNTLSLFDTADKYNVRYLLEEDLSLSNMDPVKQKIESFIKEHDHVILTLCTDVIDSSYAPGVSAPSPFGLEPKIVRSLIRHIISNDKILSFDISEVNPAVDENNKTVALAAQLVNEAIMNFNIK, encoded by the coding sequence ATGTACACAGAACCGTCCAAAGAGCATTGGTTTGGAAGAATTGATAGCCACACAGACTCCTTAAGCTTTCGATATCATCAAGTAGTTAATTTGTCTGGAATCCCTTCATCTTCTGTAAACCAAAAAACTTTTGGCATTATTGGATTTAAGTGTGAGGCTGGGGTAAAACGCAATAAAGGACGTTTAGGTGCAGCAGAAGCTCCTGATAAAATAAGGGAAGCTCTTGGTAAGCTGCCGTGGCATCTATCTAAAGAGACAGGGCTGCTGGATGCTGGTAACGTTTCTTGCATAGGCGACCAAATGGAAGAGGCTCAAGCTGAATTAGGCCATGCCATTACAAGCCTATTAAACAAAAATGTAAGCCCCATCATTCTCGGCGGCGGTCATGAAACCTTTTATGGCCATTATCTCGGAGCTAGACAATTTATCGGCAAAAACGCAAAGCTTGGCATCATTAATATAGACGCCCACTTTGATATGAGGCCGTATGATGAGCAAACATCATCTGGTACGATGTTTAAGCAAATTTTAGATAACGATGCTCAAAGCAGTTATCTATGCTTAGGGATACAAAAATATGGAAACACTTTGTCCCTTTTTGATACGGCGGACAAGTATAACGTTCGGTATTTGCTAGAAGAGGATTTATCTCTTTCTAATATGGATCCTGTTAAACAGAAAATTGAGAGTTTTATTAAAGAACATGATCATGTCATTCTTACTTTATGTACCGATGTGATTGATTCATCCTATGCTCCTGGAGTTAGTGCACCTTCGCCTTTTGGTCTTGAGCCAAAGATTGTCCGTTCATTGATTCGCCATATCATTTCAAATGATAAAATCCTTTCATTCGATATTTCCGAAGTAAATCCAGCCGTTGATGAAAACAATAAAACCGTTGCACTAGCTGCCCAGTTAGTCAATGAAGCCATCATGAACTTTAATATAAAATAG
- the gltS gene encoding sodium/glutamate symporter encodes MNLELNQITTVFLAVALLMIGGMLLNKLPFLKRFCIPAPVVGGLLFAILVTVLKQTGILTITLDTSLQSLFMLTFFTTVGLGASFKLVKLGGKLLVIYWIACGFLALAQNFIGISLANVLGLEPLLGIMVGAVSMEGGHGAATAFGGTLEELGVNSALSIGLAAATFGLIAGGLVGGPTVKYLVTKYKLKPTESDEMDEVAAAKEMGDTDSMNSQKFMTQILIITLCMAAGSYLGELFSKATGFVLPSYVGAMFLAVIVRNIIDSIKKDAIDMKSINLIGDVTLGIFLSMALMSIKLWEVADLALPMLIIVFVQVIFIVLFSIFVLFKLLGKNYDAAVMVGGFTGHGLGATPNAMANMSAITAQFGPSRKAFLIVPIVGAFLIDVFAMPIIITSINLFK; translated from the coding sequence ATGAATTTGGAACTCAATCAAATCACAACTGTCTTTCTTGCCGTAGCTTTGTTAATGATAGGCGGAATGCTGCTTAATAAACTTCCATTTTTAAAACGATTCTGTATTCCAGCACCAGTTGTTGGCGGATTATTATTTGCAATTCTTGTAACCGTTTTAAAACAAACAGGAATTCTTACGATTACCTTAGATACCTCACTGCAAAGCCTTTTCATGCTAACATTTTTCACAACGGTTGGTTTAGGCGCAAGCTTCAAACTAGTAAAGCTTGGGGGGAAACTCCTTGTAATTTACTGGATTGCCTGCGGCTTTCTAGCCTTGGCTCAGAATTTTATTGGGATTTCTCTTGCTAATGTACTTGGTTTAGAACCGCTGCTTGGCATTATGGTTGGGGCTGTTTCCATGGAAGGCGGCCATGGGGCAGCAACAGCATTTGGCGGAACCCTGGAAGAACTAGGAGTCAACTCAGCTCTATCAATCGGGCTTGCTGCAGCAACATTCGGTCTTATTGCCGGAGGATTAGTCGGCGGTCCTACTGTTAAATATTTAGTGACTAAGTATAAATTAAAGCCTACTGAGTCGGATGAAATGGATGAAGTGGCAGCTGCAAAAGAAATGGGAGATACAGATAGCATGAATTCACAAAAATTCATGACCCAAATTCTGATTATTACATTGTGTATGGCTGCAGGCTCTTACTTAGGCGAGCTTTTTTCAAAGGCAACGGGCTTTGTGCTGCCAAGCTATGTAGGTGCAATGTTCTTAGCCGTTATCGTCAGAAACATCATTGATAGCATTAAAAAAGATGCGATTGACATGAAGAGCATCAATTTAATTGGGGATGTGACGTTAGGGATTTTCCTTTCCATGGCGCTCATGAGCATTAAGCTATGGGAAGTGGCGGATTTAGCATTGCCAATGCTCATCATCGTCTTTGTACAAGTCATCTTTATCGTGCTTTTCAGCATTTTCGTTTTATTTAAATTGTTAGGCAAAAACTATGATGCGGCCGTTATGGTTGGAGGCTTCACTGGTCACGGACTAGGCGCCACTCCAAATGCGATGGCCAATATGTCAGCGATTACGGCACAATTCGGTCCTTCCAGGAAAGCATTCCTCATCGTTCCGATCGTAGGTGCATTCCTGATTGATGTATTCGCCATGCCGATTATTATAACAAGTATTAATTTATTTAAATAA
- a CDS encoding zinc ribbon domain-containing protein YjdM, with product MSNLPNCPKCNSEYTYEDGSLFICPECAYEWNLESEAQNEDVKVYKDANGNILNDGDTVTVIKDLKVKGSSSVIKVGTKVKGIRLVDGDHDIDCKIDGFGAMKLKSEFVKKV from the coding sequence GTGTCGAATTTGCCAAATTGTCCAAAATGTAATTCAGAATATACATACGAAGATGGAAGTCTGTTTATTTGTCCGGAATGTGCTTATGAATGGAACCTAGAATCTGAGGCCCAAAATGAAGACGTCAAGGTTTATAAAGATGCGAATGGAAACATCTTAAACGATGGGGATACAGTTACAGTCATTAAAGACCTTAAAGTGAAAGGAAGTTCATCCGTCATCAAAGTTGGAACAAAGGTTAAAGGGATCCGTCTCGTGGATGGCGATCATGATATTGATTGCAAAATTGATGGCTTTGGTGCTATGAAATTAAAGTCCGAATTTGTTAAAAAAGTATAA
- a CDS encoding phosphoglycerate dehydrogenase, which yields MSTTMLNKVKTIKTLNNIAESGLKVFKNDHDHYTIDNDSVNPDGIVVRSFNMHEVELGNQLKAIARAGAGVNNIPVDKCTEQGIVVFNTPGANANAVKELVLTSLMAASRNLFAGVSWVKTLAGEGEQIPKLVEAGKKQFVGKEIKGKTLGVIGLGAIGALVANDAIELDMDVIGFDPFISVDIAWKLSRKVQRAMTIEQLFAESDYITVHVPLTEDTREMFNEATFSLMKDDVYILNFSRGELVNEKDMAAALESGKVGKYMTDFPNENVMKMKNVIPTPHLGASTVESEENCAIMAARQLKEFLETGNVKNSVNFPNATLPYTGKQRVTAFHKNIPNMVGKITSAISNYHLNIADMVNRSRGDFAYTIIDIDNKVDNEVIMSLEDIINQIDGIVTVRMIP from the coding sequence ATGAGCACAACGATGTTAAACAAAGTGAAAACGATCAAGACGTTGAATAATATTGCAGAAAGCGGATTAAAGGTATTTAAAAATGATCATGATCATTACACAATCGATAATGACAGTGTAAATCCAGATGGAATTGTCGTTCGCAGCTTTAACATGCATGAAGTGGAGTTGGGTAATCAATTAAAGGCTATTGCAAGAGCAGGAGCGGGCGTGAATAACATTCCTGTTGATAAGTGCACGGAGCAAGGGATTGTTGTATTTAATACACCAGGTGCTAATGCCAACGCGGTGAAAGAATTGGTACTGACCTCATTAATGGCTGCATCTCGTAATCTTTTTGCCGGTGTGAGCTGGGTTAAGACGTTAGCAGGAGAAGGTGAACAAATTCCAAAGCTTGTGGAAGCGGGCAAGAAGCAATTTGTTGGGAAGGAAATTAAGGGGAAAACTCTAGGCGTCATTGGGTTGGGAGCGATCGGCGCCCTTGTGGCGAATGATGCGATTGAGTTAGACATGGATGTCATTGGGTTTGACCCATTTATCTCTGTTGATATTGCCTGGAAGTTATCCCGCAAAGTCCAGCGGGCGATGACTATTGAACAACTTTTTGCAGAATCTGATTATATTACCGTCCATGTTCCATTAACGGAAGATACAAGAGAAATGTTCAACGAAGCGACCTTTAGCTTAATGAAGGACGATGTTTATATTTTGAACTTTTCTCGAGGTGAATTAGTGAATGAAAAGGATATGGCAGCTGCCCTTGAAAGCGGAAAAGTAGGAAAGTACATGACAGATTTCCCAAATGAAAATGTAATGAAAATGAAAAACGTGATTCCTACCCCTCACCTTGGTGCTTCAACAGTAGAGTCAGAGGAGAATTGTGCGATTATGGCAGCGCGCCAGCTAAAGGAGTTCCTAGAGACAGGGAATGTTAAAAACTCTGTGAATTTCCCAAATGCTACCCTTCCTTATACCGGAAAACAGCGTGTAACGGCATTCCACAAAAACATTCCAAACATGGTCGGAAAGATTACATCTGCTATATCAAACTATCACTTAAACATCGCTGACATGGTCAATAGAAGCCGTGGCGATTTTGCTTATACGATTATTGATATTGATAATAAAGTAGATAATGAAGTTATTATGAGTCTGGAAGATATCATTAACCAAATCGATGGAATTGTGACCGTTCGAATGATTCCATAA